In the genome of Kitasatospora cathayae, one region contains:
- a CDS encoding fumarylacetoacetate hydrolase family protein, producing the protein MHLLTYCADGDDSPRLGARIGADRVADLTALASAAGVRLPGSLLELIRAGEPALATARELLGGAPDTRPLAEVSLRAPLRPGKVVGVGLNYLEHVDESHRSLDTERELPDRPVLFGKPTTAVTGPGQPILHNADLTKQLDWECELAVVIGEPAHRVSEQDALRHVFGYSIVNDISARDQRRSGQWFFSKGQDSYAPFGPVVVTADEIPDPQRLDLSLRVNGELRQNSNTRHMLFGIARLIADISAGMTLEAGDVIATGSPSGVGAGMVPPQFLQPGDLVEATIERIGTLANPVIDAR; encoded by the coding sequence ATGCACCTGCTCACCTACTGCGCCGACGGCGACGACAGCCCCCGGCTGGGCGCCCGGATCGGCGCCGACCGGGTCGCCGACCTGACCGCCCTCGCCTCCGCCGCCGGAGTCCGACTCCCCGGCAGCCTGCTGGAGTTGATCCGGGCCGGGGAGCCCGCCCTGGCCACCGCCCGGGAACTGCTCGGCGGGGCGCCGGACACCCGCCCGCTCGCCGAGGTGTCGCTGCGCGCCCCGCTGCGCCCCGGCAAGGTGGTCGGCGTCGGCCTCAACTACCTGGAGCACGTGGACGAGTCGCACCGCAGCCTGGACACCGAGCGCGAACTCCCGGACCGCCCGGTGCTGTTCGGCAAGCCGACCACCGCCGTCACCGGCCCCGGTCAGCCGATCCTGCACAACGCCGACCTCACCAAGCAGCTCGACTGGGAGTGCGAACTCGCCGTGGTGATCGGCGAACCCGCCCACCGGGTGAGCGAACAGGACGCCCTGCGGCACGTGTTCGGCTACAGCATCGTCAACGACATCAGCGCCCGCGACCAGCGCCGCTCCGGCCAGTGGTTCTTCTCCAAGGGCCAGGACAGCTACGCGCCGTTCGGCCCGGTCGTGGTCACCGCCGACGAGATCCCCGATCCGCAGCGGCTCGACCTCTCGCTGCGGGTCAACGGCGAGCTGCGGCAGAACTCCAACACCCGGCACATGCTGTTCGGCATCGCCCGGCTGATCGCCGACATCTCGGCCGGCATGACCCTGGAGGCCGGGGACGTGATCGCCACCGGCTCCCCCTCGGGGGTGGGCGCCGGAATGGTCCCGCCGCAGTTCCTGCAGCCCGGCGACCTGGTCGAGGCCACCATCGAGCGGATCGGCACACTCGCCAACCCCGTGATCGACGCCCGCTGA